The window TGATCCAGTTATGCGGAAGGTTGGGGCCAGTGAGGAACAGGGATTCGGGGTAGAAGTTACCGATGTAGTCGCCAATGAACACCTTGCCGGAACTGGCGACGATCAGGTGCAGTTCGTATTCCTTGTGAAAATGCCAGCGCACCAAAGGGCAGGGGAAACCGTGCTGGCGATAGATGATGGACAACCCGTTATGGTCGTCCATCAGCTCGTAGGAAGGGTCGGTGACTCTGGCGTTTCGGGTCATGTCGGTACACTTTTCTTGTTATCGCGCTTCGATCATGCCCCCAGTGGGGTGGATAACGCCAGTTACAGCGCTACGAAACAGGATTATTCAGGTCGTAGCCGGGCTTTTATTAAGTTGGCGGTCCGACAGTTCCTGACGAGGCGGCTATCTTCGAAAAAATCTGCATTGATTACGCTACAGTTCAGAACCCAATGCCCCGTGTTTGGATCGAACCATTGATTGAGTTGCTCCTTGATATTTATAGGGCCCAGGGCGAGGCTGTAACTCGTCGCGGAGAGCGACCACGGGTTAGAGCCAGTAGGCGGCCGCTGCATGACGCTATCAATGTGGGCCTCAAGTTCATTGATGCTGGTATCGCCTATCCCACTCCAGTGATGGGCGATTTTCGGTTGAAACCAGGCTTGGTGCAGAGCGGGGTGTTGCTGTGCGGCCAGCCATACCCGCTGGACGCCGCTGACTTCTTTCAACTGTCCAAGGCTCAGGTATCTATTGTTGTAGGGAATGATTCTGGGGCCAAGATGGGTGAGCAAAAAACGGTTGAATTCCTGAGGGTCGAATGCCGTATTGCCACTCTTCAGTTCATGGAAGTCCACGAGTACAAACTCATCGGGGTTTTCCTCCAGGAAACGAATCAGCTGCATGACCAGGTTTTCAAGCGAGCGCGAGGATTTCACTCCGTTGTGCTGGAACCAGAACGTGCCTACCCCTCTGGGGTCTACGTCATATTCGACTCGTACATCGAGTGCACGGGCCCCATTGCGCAGTTGATCGTAAAAGGAGTTGTTCTGACACGCTACCCAGTGGGCAACGCCTGGGGCCGCGTAAGTTGCCTTTTTGTCGACTCCACTATTATGGGCACCCGGCAGAATCAATTCGCCAAGCGTTAAGACATCCATACTTGAGGTCGAGGCCATCCAGTGACTAAGTTTGAGGTTTTCCAGTGCGACATTGGTCATTAATGCATCCTTGCATAAGTAATGGCACCCATTTTTGATGGGGCCGATATTCGGTTTGAAGTGCCTGGGTATTTATAGTTTTATATATGCGGCACGCCAAGGCGGAAGGTAATGCAAGAGATGTTCTAGTTGGCGAAGTTAGTTGCTTTGCGCTTTCTCGAATTAAACGGTTGGCTGATTGGATAACTCACTGTTGATGGCGGTTTTTGGCCTCAATCCATTGCGCCATGTATTGGGTACTTTTGTGTTGATGGTGGCGCAGCATGCTGCCGGTGAAGTTATCGCGCCGGATATTGCCCAGATTCCGCTGGCAATCTACCAGTCGCTCGATCAGCGCCGGGCCATGGATGGTCTGCTGGTAACGGCTGGCCAACAAGGCTTGAGCCTGAGTCTGGGCATTCAGCCACTGGGTCTTGTCCTTGTAGAGCTGCACGGCGTCATCGGCGAACTCTCGCGCCGAACGCGTAACGGCACCGGGCCATGGCTCATCACCGTGCATCGCTTCCGCACCCACAGGGGTCGTGACGTTGGGCGTGCCACAGAGCATTGCATCGACGATCTTGCCCTTGATACCAGCACCAAACCGCAATGGCGCCAGACACACTCGCGCCGCCGACATGACTTGCAGGGCATCTTCCGCCCAGTTCAGCACATGAAAGCCCTGCGCCGCGTTGTGCAGTGCGGTGGCCTTGGGCGGCGTGTAAGCGCCGTAGATATGCAGCTGCGCGGCCGGCAACTGTGCACGGATCAACGGCCAGATCGTGGTTTTCAGCCAGAGCACGGCGTCCCAGTTCGGCGCGTGCCGGAAGTTGCCGATGTGCAGAAAGTGCGCGCGATCCTCAAACGGTACAGGCGTATCGGTCGGCAGGTCGACCATCAGCGGGCACCAGTGCAACAGGTTGCGTGGCACCTTGAACTGTTCGACCAGCAATTCGATTTCCACTTCGGAAATCATCAGGTTCAGGTCGCAACGATAGATCGCCGCAATCTCCCGTTTGGCCAGGTCGGTGTCAGCCATGAACTGAAACTCTTCACGTAACGCCGGGGCAAACAATTCGCTGAAGTCGTCGGCATCATCGCTGGCCTTCAAACGTTCCTTGAGTCGCTGATGCCGAGCGTCTCGCAGGCTCTGAAGATCTGAAGTTTCCAGCACCCGCACGGCGTCGGGGCAGTGTTTTTCCACGCGCCAGCCGAATTGCTCTTCCATCATGAAGCGATCGAACAGCACCACATCGGGGGCCAGTTCGCTGATGAAATTGTCGAAACTGCTGTTGTTCAGCTCGATAGGCACTTCGCGAATGCCCAGCGTGGTCAAGTCGGCGCGGTGTTCACCGGTGCCGGCCGGGCTACTGAAGGTGATGTCCCAGCCTTGCTGAAGGAACGTTTCAAGGATTTGCATCATATGGCCACCGGCCGCGGAGGAGCGGGGCTCGGGCCAGACATAACCAATGACCAGGACTTTGGTTGCGTGGGGTTGGATCATGAAGGGGGATTCCTAGATACAAACAGGACAGTAAGGAAAAGGATGAACGAGGCGGGATTAGAACATTAATTACAGGCTGGCGCCCTGATCAGGGGCGCCATGTATCTGGCATCGGAATCCGACGCCGCTTTTTACGGTCAATCAGGACATCGGAGTTTTTTCTGCATTGAGAATATCGTTGATCCACTCAGCATCTGTTGGACTCTCCCAGACCATAGGTCCGTTGGGATCAAGCGAATCAGGTGCCAACAGCATTTTTCCTTCCGTTTTCCATGCCATCATTTCTAAATCAAGCCGTCTGGTAAATAAGTTTGCGGGACAACTGAATCCTCCCCACGGGTCCACGACCCAGGCATTTTCGAAAGCAGGCTCGCTGAAGTCGACGGTTTTGGTAATCGTCCCACGAGGCACGCCTACCACAGTGAACGTATGGCCCGGCATTTGCCAAATTTCGGCAATACCTCCACTCTCATCAATGATTTTTTTGGCAGTCCAGGCCACCTGGTCACAGTTTCCCGCGCCTGTCCTTAATATCAGATCCGCAGCTTCTGGTGAGTCGATCCTTTTATAGGACCATATCACCACAGGCTCGGCGAGCACCTGACGCCTCATATCTATCGGATCGTTTGCAACAACCTTATTGGCCGATCCCAGACCCGTCGCCTCGAACTGGGCATCTACTTTGGATTTTGCCGCTTCGGCATAGAACTTGTTTTGATCCGCGGCTGAAAGCAGGTTGAAGCTGGGGGGCTTGGTAATCGGTTCTACTTTTATGGCTTGGACGGCAACTTCGACGTTTCTTCCTTTGCCTTGATTCCATAC of the Pseudomonas sp. MAG733B genome contains:
- a CDS encoding phospholipase, translated to MTNVALENLKLSHWMASTSSMDVLTLGELILPGAHNSGVDKKATYAAPGVAHWVACQNNSFYDQLRNGARALDVRVEYDVDPRGVGTFWFQHNGVKSSRSLENLVMQLIRFLEENPDEFVLVDFHELKSGNTAFDPQEFNRFLLTHLGPRIIPYNNRYLSLGQLKEVSGVQRVWLAAQQHPALHQAWFQPKIAHHWSGIGDTSINELEAHIDSVMQRPPTGSNPWSLSATSYSLALGPINIKEQLNQWFDPNTGHWVLNCSVINADFFEDSRLVRNCRTANLIKARLRPE
- a CDS encoding glycosyltransferase, producing the protein MIQPHATKVLVIGYVWPEPRSSAAGGHMMQILETFLQQGWDITFSSPAGTGEHRADLTTLGIREVPIELNNSSFDNFISELAPDVVLFDRFMMEEQFGWRVEKHCPDAVRVLETSDLQSLRDARHQRLKERLKASDDADDFSELFAPALREEFQFMADTDLAKREIAAIYRCDLNLMISEVEIELLVEQFKVPRNLLHWCPLMVDLPTDTPVPFEDRAHFLHIGNFRHAPNWDAVLWLKTTIWPLIRAQLPAAQLHIYGAYTPPKATALHNAAQGFHVLNWAEDALQVMSAARVCLAPLRFGAGIKGKIVDAMLCGTPNVTTPVGAEAMHGDEPWPGAVTRSAREFADDAVQLYKDKTQWLNAQTQAQALLASRYQQTIHGPALIERLVDCQRNLGNIRRDNFTGSMLRHHQHKSTQYMAQWIEAKNRHQQ